In the genome of Amphiura filiformis chromosome 4, Afil_fr2py, whole genome shotgun sequence, one region contains:
- the LOC140150293 gene encoding uncharacterized protein, with translation MQVYFGKKATPHVDLSIDDHKLAVVEKVKLLGVMIQNNLCWDEQVDSMYAKANRKLFMLRKLKEASLSPEELLLVYKGYIRPVLEYAPLWHSGLTHNQVAQLEKIQRRVCKYILGRKYTTYADSLATLELHSLSERRQNICKEFALKASTSVRFSPWFPPSKYQSHMTLRRQPKFGSFRCRTNRFQNSPLPFLTNLLKAM, from the coding sequence ATGCAAGTTTATTTTGGCAAGAAAGCTACCCCACATGTAGATCTTTCCATTGATGATCATAAATTAGCTGTTGTTGAGAAGGTGAAACTCCTGGGTGTTATGATCCAAAACAATCTATGTTGGGATGAACAAGTTGATTCCATGTATGCGAAGGCCAATCGTAAACTCTTCATGCTCCGCAAACTGAAGGAAGCATCTCTCTCACCTGAGGAGTTGTTATTGGTGTACAAGGGGTACATCCGCCCTGTTTTAGAGTATGCCCCACTTTGGCATTCTGGTCTTACTCATAATCAGGTGGCCCAGCTTGAGAAAATTCAGAGACGTGTTTGCAAATACATTCTTGGTAGAAAGTATACTACCTATGCAGATTCATTAGCTACCCTTGAACTTCATTCGTTGTCTGAGAGGAGACAAAACATCTGCAAGGAATTTGCCCTGAAAGCAAGCACGTCTGTGAGGTTCTCACCCTGGTTTCCACCTAGTAAGTATCAATCCCACATGACTCTCAGAAGACAACCaaaatttgggtcttttagatGTAGGACCAACAGATTTCAGAATAGTCCCCTACCCTTTCTCACCAACCTCCTAaaagcaatgtaa
- the LOC140151153 gene encoding uncharacterized protein, with translation MYQFRRVLTNHSSKNRLEMLPILSFQNEYKTSTRNWPSTYWLVLKVLCLFHGRQIVTKRVCHYCHLRKLQTERRDAGNTGPLPNYLFPAALCSPAGWWRDDEEDQLLDQNINAIPEDERIENCEVCESMWWDADGKPDRYKEEDIGVTAWNHRGSFYLSLFLLLAYIAFLLYDTVIYLIRYWGKQNQLMQLLSYSSYLLNICAIPVICLVANLRNFIPRSHISNFTWTSALHPGYIVKRFQYLRPATYGVINKPFLFVCVIWPLFDSVYRAYIYIFIVKHHDLHTEITLVTNGIVTLLWGCFCYQLNLLRVSIRIQLKRDITFLRKHLGKIDVCRKRLGASIHEFGSLCNLCAKWLVFTISLNLIGIATQINWNYLFYSQKMLMSRKIYHVNLMIWSERFMFLILPLIAVGGLDLHRIWEEFLTRICEIRCDKYHDFWEKIVKFITREFTPVTNYC, from the exons ATGTACCAATTCCGGAGAGTTTTGACCAATCATTCTTCAAAAAACAGACTGGAAATGTTACCTATCCTGTCTTTTCAGAATGAATATAAAACATCAACACGAAACTGGCCCAGTACATATTGGTTAGTATTGAAGGTGTTGTGTCTTTTTCACGGTCGTCAAATAGTTACAAAACGGGTTTGTCACTATTGCCACCTTCGGAAACTTCAGACTGAGCGACGTGATGCAGGGAACACTGGACCCTTACCCAACTATCTCTTCCCTGCCGCTCTTTGCTCACCGGCAGGATGGTGGCGTGATGATGAGGAAGATCAACTGCTGGATCAAAACATCAACGCAATACCTGAAGATGAGCGAATTGAGAATTGCGAAGTTTGTGAGTCGATGTGGTGGGATGCAGATGGGAAACCAGACAGATACAAGGAGGAGGATATCG GTGTTACTGCTTGGAACCATCGGGGAAGCTTCTATCTGTCGCTTTTTCTACTTCTCGCTTATATTGCATTTCTTCTTTATGACACCGTGATATATTTAATACGATACTGGGGAAAACAGAATCAGCTCATGCAGCTATTGTCCTACTCTTCATATCTTCTCAACATATGTGCGATCCCCGTGATTTGTTTGGTTGCCAACCTTCGCAACTTTATCCCGCGGTCTCATATCAGCAATTTTACCTGGACTTCTGCGCTTCATCCGGGGTATATCGTCAAACGCTTTCAATATCTTAGACCTGCCACTTATGGAGTCATCAACAAACCATTCCTATTTGTATGTGTCATTTGGCCATTGTTCGATAGTGTCTATCGGGCTTACATCTACATCTTTATTGTTAAACATCATGATTTGCACACAGAAATAACTTTGGTGACCAACGGTATAGTGACACTTCTTTGGGGCTGTTTCTGTTATCAGTTGAATCTGCTACGCGTTTCTATCCGTATACAGCTCAAGCGTGACATAACTTTTCTTCGTAAGCATCTTGGCAAAATAGATGTCTGTCGTAAAAGATTGGGAGCATCCATACACGAATTCGGCAGTCTCTGCAACCTATGTGCCAAATGGCTGGTTTTCACAATTTCTCTCAATTTGATAGGGATTGCAACTCAAATCAATTGGAATTATCTCTTTTACAGTCAGAAAATGCTGATGTCCAGGAAGATATATCATGTCAATCTTATGATCTGGTCGGAGCGTTTCATGTTCCTGATTCTACCTTTGATAGCCGTAGGAGGTCTTGATCTTCATCGAATATGGGAGGAATTCTTGACACGAATTTGTGAG aTTCGTTGTGACAAATACCATGACTTTTGGGAGAAGATTGTCAAATTCATCACACGAGAGTTTACCCCCgttaccaattattgttga